One Streptomyces sp. SAI-135 DNA segment encodes these proteins:
- a CDS encoding BCCT family transporter yields the protein MTEDLKKRGGRGFPAGILGHETDRVVFGVTAVITLAFVIWGWTATDSLEDVSTTLLSGLIHNGGWAFMLAASCFVVFALWLAMSRYGRIHLGAEGEEPEFRTVSWVAMMFSAGMGIGLMFYGVSEPLSHYTTPPPGTSPANSGERMETAMATTLFHWTLHPWAIYAVVGLGIAYSTFRKRRRQTISAVFTPLIGEKHANGAAGRVIDILAIIATVFGSAASLGLGALQIGSGFQELDWMDDVSTGLLVTIIAVLTLAFVLSAVSGIERGIQWLSNTNMVLALVLAVFVFVAGPTIIVLDLLPTSIFSYLGDLPQLAGRTEASGGKGVADWLGSWTVFYWAWWISWTPFVGMFIARISRGRTIRQFVGGVILVPSTVSLVWFAIFGGTAMKLKEGGALGGEDTPEGQLFGVLQEFPVATVTSLLVMILVGIFFVSGADAASIVMGTLSQKGALEPGRFVVVFWGVVTGAVAAIMLLVGSGQGDALTGLQNLTILAAAPFVLVMIGMCVALLRDLRRDPVIVRGEMGSEAVELAVIEGHRKYDGDFGIQIGPGPGTETEGDPLGHDHS from the coding sequence ATGACTGAAGACCTGAAGAAGAGAGGCGGCCGAGGATTTCCCGCGGGCATTCTCGGCCACGAGACCGACCGGGTGGTGTTCGGTGTCACCGCCGTCATCACCCTGGCCTTCGTGATCTGGGGCTGGACGGCGACGGACTCCCTGGAGGACGTCTCCACCACCCTGCTGAGCGGACTGATCCACAACGGCGGCTGGGCCTTCATGCTGGCCGCCTCGTGCTTCGTGGTGTTCGCCCTGTGGCTCGCGATGAGCCGCTACGGCCGCATCCACCTCGGCGCCGAGGGCGAGGAGCCCGAGTTCAGGACGGTGTCCTGGGTGGCGATGATGTTCAGCGCCGGCATGGGGATCGGCCTGATGTTCTACGGCGTCAGCGAGCCCCTGTCGCACTACACGACCCCGCCCCCGGGCACGAGTCCCGCCAACTCCGGTGAACGCATGGAGACGGCGATGGCCACGACCCTCTTCCACTGGACGCTGCATCCCTGGGCGATCTACGCGGTGGTGGGGCTCGGCATCGCCTACAGCACCTTCCGCAAGCGCCGGCGCCAGACCATCAGCGCCGTGTTCACCCCCCTCATCGGGGAGAAGCACGCCAACGGCGCCGCCGGCCGGGTGATCGACATCCTCGCGATCATCGCCACCGTCTTCGGCTCCGCGGCCTCCCTCGGCCTCGGTGCCCTCCAGATCGGCTCCGGTTTCCAGGAGCTGGACTGGATGGACGACGTCAGCACCGGTCTGCTCGTCACGATCATCGCCGTGCTGACCCTGGCCTTCGTGCTGTCGGCCGTCTCCGGCATCGAGCGGGGCATCCAGTGGCTGTCCAACACCAACATGGTGCTCGCGCTGGTCCTCGCGGTGTTCGTGTTCGTCGCGGGCCCCACGATCATCGTGCTCGACCTGCTGCCCACCTCGATCTTCTCCTACCTCGGCGACCTGCCCCAGCTCGCCGGCCGCACCGAGGCCAGCGGCGGCAAGGGAGTGGCGGACTGGCTCGGCAGCTGGACCGTCTTCTACTGGGCCTGGTGGATCTCCTGGACGCCCTTCGTCGGCATGTTCATCGCCCGCATCAGCCGCGGCCGCACCATCCGGCAGTTCGTCGGCGGCGTCATCCTCGTGCCCAGCACGGTCAGCCTCGTCTGGTTCGCGATCTTCGGCGGTACGGCCATGAAGCTCAAGGAGGGCGGCGCGCTCGGCGGCGAGGACACCCCCGAGGGCCAACTCTTCGGCGTCCTCCAGGAGTTCCCCGTCGCCACCGTGACCAGCCTGCTCGTGATGATCCTGGTCGGCATCTTCTTCGTCTCCGGCGCCGACGCCGCGTCCATCGTGATGGGTACGCTCTCCCAGAAGGGCGCCCTCGAACCCGGCCGTTTCGTCGTCGTGTTCTGGGGCGTGGTCACCGGAGCCGTCGCCGCCATCATGCTGCTCGTCGGCAGCGGCCAGGGCGACGCGCTCACCGGACTGCAGAACCTCACGATCCTGGCCGCCGCGCCCTTCGTCCTCGTGATGATCGGCATGTGCGTGGCCCTCCTGCGCGACCTGCGCCGCGACCCGGTCATCGTGCGTGGCGAGATGGGCTCCGAGGCCGTCGAACTGGCCGTGATCGAGGGCCACCGCAAGTACGACGGCGACTTCGGCATCCAGATCGGCCCGGGCCCCGGCACCGAGACGGAGGGCGACCCGCTGGGCCACGACCACAGCTGA
- a CDS encoding oxidoreductase has product MSAAYATFGLAPAMRAGGVLANGDFQVHRDFVDFIVDGRPLLFQLSDLDAVSPLASDVPPAIFTAQVRSLLGETDAPLPDGRHVVYGCPECEDLACGAVTAVIERDGEDVIWRDFAWQTEEAVDLQLNGYHGIGPFRFRGAEYRAALASLLQSAAETEGGRRRVLLVGARVAVLAKLAAALRAIGIGADITREVGSVHADELRGYGAVAFGRAVTEEERAAVRRSFERAGVDVAYVDGLAPIVPLLVAQIEHALDRSPVAQRRLTRLVVADGEAGVEVTSPCRVRLTAYRLDRLYRTHAHEVFDGVLEAGRHRIALDPKAVRGESFVVARTSTSVLVEAMAR; this is encoded by the coding sequence ATGTCTGCCGCATACGCGACCTTCGGCCTGGCACCGGCGATGCGTGCCGGTGGAGTCCTCGCCAACGGAGACTTCCAGGTGCACCGGGACTTCGTGGACTTCATCGTCGACGGCCGCCCGCTCCTCTTCCAGCTCTCCGACCTCGACGCCGTCTCCCCCCTCGCCTCCGACGTCCCGCCCGCCATCTTCACCGCCCAGGTCCGCAGCCTCCTGGGCGAGACGGACGCCCCGCTTCCGGACGGTCGTCATGTCGTCTACGGCTGCCCCGAGTGCGAGGACCTCGCCTGCGGTGCCGTCACCGCCGTCATCGAGCGGGACGGCGAGGACGTCATCTGGCGCGACTTCGCCTGGCAGACCGAGGAGGCCGTGGACCTCCAGCTCAACGGCTACCACGGCATCGGGCCGTTCCGCTTCCGGGGCGCCGAGTACCGCGCGGCGCTCGCCTCCCTGCTCCAGAGTGCCGCCGAGACGGAGGGCGGCCGCCGCCGCGTCCTGCTCGTCGGCGCCCGCGTCGCCGTCCTCGCCAAGCTCGCCGCCGCCCTGCGTGCCATCGGCATCGGCGCCGACATCACCCGCGAGGTGGGATCCGTCCACGCCGACGAACTGCGCGGTTACGGCGCCGTCGCCTTCGGCCGCGCGGTCACCGAGGAGGAACGGGCCGCCGTACGCCGCTCCTTCGAACGCGCCGGCGTCGACGTGGCCTACGTCGACGGGCTCGCCCCGATCGTCCCGCTGCTCGTGGCCCAGATAGAGCACGCCCTGGACCGCAGCCCGGTCGCACAGCGCCGGCTGACCCGCCTGGTCGTCGCCGACGGCGAGGCCGGCGTCGAGGTCACCTCGCCGTGCCGGGTGCGTCTGACGGCGTACCGCCTCGACCGGCTGTACCGCACCCACGCCCACGAGGTCTTCGACGGCGTCCTGGAGGCCGGCAGGCACCGGATCGCCCTGGACCCGAAGGCGGTCAGGGGGGAGTCCTTCGTGGTGGCGCGGACCTCGACAAGTGTGCTGGTGGAGGCGATGGCGCGCTGA
- a CDS encoding ABC-F family ATP-binding cassette domain-containing protein: MTATLVAKNLAAGHGDRSLFSGLDLVVAPGDVIGLVGANGAGKSTLLRMLAGLLAPEEGELRLSPPTATVGHLPQEPERRPGETVRAFLARRTGVAEAQRVMDEATQALVDEAPGADDAYATALERWLDLGGADLDERAEEVADSLGLAVDLDQPMTSLSGGQAARAGLASLLLSRYDVFLLDEPTNDLDLDGLERLERFVKGLRAGTVVVSHDREFLTRTVTKVLELDLAQQRITLYGGGYEAYLEEREVARRHARDDYDEYADKRAALQDRAQMQRSWMDKGVKNARRKASNDNDKIGRKFRSEASEKQAAKARQTQRMIERLDVVEEPRKEWELRMEIASAPRSGAVVATLRDAEVRQGDFVLGPVSLQIDWADRVAVTGANGAGKSTLLGALLGRVPLTSGQASLGSGVLIGEVDQARELFLGEESLLDAFCAAVPDTEPVEVRTLLAKFGLKSDHVTRSAATLSPGERTRAALALLQGRGVNLLVLDEPTNHLDLPAIEQLESALDAYEGTLLLVTHDRRMLDAVRVTRRLEVVSGKVTETP, from the coding sequence ATGACTGCCACCCTCGTCGCCAAGAACCTCGCCGCCGGCCACGGCGACCGCTCCCTGTTCAGCGGGCTCGACCTCGTCGTCGCGCCCGGTGATGTGATCGGCCTGGTCGGGGCCAACGGCGCGGGCAAGTCCACGCTGCTCAGGATGCTCGCGGGCCTGCTCGCCCCCGAGGAGGGTGAGCTCCGGCTCTCCCCGCCGACGGCCACCGTCGGGCACCTGCCGCAGGAGCCCGAGCGGCGCCCGGGGGAGACCGTGCGCGCGTTCCTCGCCCGCCGCACCGGAGTCGCCGAGGCCCAGCGGGTGATGGACGAGGCGACCCAGGCCCTGGTCGACGAGGCCCCCGGCGCCGACGACGCGTACGCCACCGCCCTGGAGCGCTGGCTGGACCTCGGCGGCGCCGACCTCGACGAACGGGCCGAGGAGGTCGCCGACTCCCTCGGCCTGGCGGTCGACCTGGACCAGCCGATGACCTCCCTGTCCGGCGGCCAGGCGGCCCGGGCCGGCCTCGCCTCGCTCCTGCTCTCCCGCTACGACGTCTTCCTCCTCGACGAGCCCACCAACGACCTCGACCTGGACGGCCTGGAGCGCCTGGAGCGGTTCGTGAAGGGCCTGCGGGCCGGCACGGTGGTGGTCAGCCACGACCGCGAGTTCCTCACCCGCACGGTCACCAAGGTCCTCGAACTCGACCTGGCCCAGCAGCGGATCACTCTCTACGGCGGCGGTTACGAGGCCTACCTGGAGGAGCGCGAGGTCGCCCGCCGGCACGCCCGGGACGACTACGACGAGTACGCCGACAAGCGGGCCGCCCTCCAGGACCGGGCGCAGATGCAGCGCTCCTGGATGGACAAGGGCGTGAAGAACGCCCGCCGCAAGGCGAGCAACGACAACGACAAGATCGGCCGCAAGTTCCGCAGCGAGGCCAGCGAGAAGCAGGCCGCGAAGGCCCGCCAGACCCAGCGCATGATCGAACGCCTGGACGTGGTCGAGGAGCCGCGCAAGGAGTGGGAACTGCGCATGGAGATCGCCTCGGCCCCCCGCTCGGGCGCGGTCGTGGCGACGCTGCGGGACGCCGAGGTGCGCCAGGGCGACTTCGTCCTCGGCCCGGTGTCCCTCCAGATCGACTGGGCGGACCGGGTGGCGGTCACGGGTGCGAACGGCGCCGGCAAGTCCACCCTGCTCGGCGCCCTGCTGGGCCGGGTGCCGCTCACCTCCGGCCAGGCGTCCCTCGGTTCCGGCGTCCTGATCGGCGAAGTCGACCAGGCCCGCGAGCTGTTCCTCGGCGAGGAGTCCCTCCTGGACGCGTTCTGCGCGGCGGTCCCGGACACGGAACCGGTGGAGGTCCGCACCCTGCTGGCCAAGTTCGGCCTGAAGTCCGACCACGTCACGCGCTCGGCGGCCACCCTGTCACCGGGCGAGCGGACGCGGGCGGCGCTGGCCCTTCTCCAGGGCCGGGGCGTCAACCTCCTGGTCCTGGACGAGCCGACCAACCACCTGGACCTCCCGGCGATCGAGCAGCTGGAATCAGCCCTGGACGCCTACGAGGGCACCCTGCTCCTGGTCACACATGATCGCCGGATGCTGGACGCGGTGAGAGTGACGCGCCGCTTGGAGGTCGTGTCGGGCAAGGTGACCGAGACTCCCTAG
- a CDS encoding Tex family protein, whose translation MTTPGSSGSTSAGSIEGRIAEELGVRERQVKAAVELLDGGSTVPFIARYRKEATEMLDDAQLRTLEERLRYLRELEERRTAILDSVREQGKLTEELEARIRGAETKARLEDIYLPFKPKRRTKAQIAREAGLEPLAEGLLGDPGVAPLAAAAAFVDAGKGVPDAQAALDGARAILTERFSEDADLIGELRERMWVRGRLVAKVREGKEEAGAKFADYFDFSEPFTDLPSHRILAMLRGEKEEVLDLVLEPEEPSEQPGPSSYEGVIASRFGISGRGRPGDKWLTDTVRWAWRTRILVHLGIDLRLRLRTAAEDEAVNVFAANLRDLLLAAPAGTRATLGLDPGFRTGVKVAVVDATGKVVATDVIHPHVPANRWDEAIAKLARLAKEHAVELIAIGNGTASRETDKLAGELITRHPELKLTKVMVSEAGASVYSASAFASQELPDMDVSLRGAVSIARRLQDPLAELVKIDPKSIGVGQYQHDLSEVKLSRSLDAVVEDCVNGVGVDVNTASAPLLARVSGITSGLAENIVSHRDANGPFTSRTELKKVARLGPKAYEQCAGFLRIRGGSDPLDSSSVHPEAYPVVRRMVKTAGQEVASLIGNTGVLRSLRPQDFVDETFGLPTVTDILKELEKPGRDPRPAFRTATFKEGVEKISDLVAGMVLEGVVTNVAAFGAFIDVGVHQDGLAHVSALSKAFVKDPRDVVKPGDIVKVKVLEVDIPRKRISLTLRLDDEAQAKSSGGERRQPQRGGRPPQQRQQRQAPAPGNSAMADALRKAGLLNPKNGRR comes from the coding sequence GTGACGACACCCGGGTCCAGCGGGTCCACCAGCGCAGGGTCGATCGAAGGCAGGATCGCCGAGGAACTCGGCGTACGGGAGCGGCAGGTGAAGGCCGCCGTGGAACTGCTCGACGGCGGTTCCACGGTTCCCTTCATCGCCCGCTACCGCAAGGAAGCGACCGAGATGCTCGACGACGCGCAGCTGCGCACGCTCGAGGAGCGGTTGCGGTATCTGCGGGAGCTGGAGGAGCGGCGGACGGCGATCCTCGACTCGGTGCGCGAGCAGGGCAAGCTCACCGAGGAGCTGGAGGCGCGGATCCGGGGCGCGGAGACGAAGGCGCGCCTGGAGGACATCTATCTGCCCTTCAAGCCGAAGCGCCGCACCAAGGCGCAGATCGCCCGCGAGGCCGGTCTGGAGCCGCTCGCCGAGGGCCTGCTCGGGGACCCGGGTGTCGCGCCGCTCGCCGCTGCCGCCGCGTTCGTGGACGCCGGCAAGGGCGTGCCCGACGCGCAGGCCGCGCTGGACGGCGCCCGCGCGATCCTCACCGAGCGCTTCTCGGAGGACGCCGACCTGATCGGCGAGCTCCGCGAGCGCATGTGGGTGCGCGGGCGCCTGGTCGCCAAGGTGCGCGAGGGCAAGGAGGAGGCGGGCGCCAAGTTCGCCGACTACTTCGACTTCTCCGAGCCCTTCACCGACCTTCCCTCGCACCGGATTCTCGCGATGCTGCGCGGCGAGAAGGAAGAGGTCCTGGACCTTGTCCTGGAGCCCGAGGAGCCCTCCGAGCAGCCGGGCCCCTCCTCGTACGAGGGCGTCATCGCCTCCAGGTTCGGGATCTCCGGCCGTGGCCGCCCCGGCGACAAGTGGCTGACGGACACCGTCCGCTGGGCCTGGCGGACCCGCATCCTCGTGCACCTCGGCATCGACCTCAGGCTGCGGCTGCGGACGGCCGCCGAGGACGAGGCGGTCAACGTGTTCGCGGCCAACCTCCGCGACCTGCTGCTCGCCGCCCCGGCCGGCACGCGCGCGACGCTCGGCCTGGACCCCGGCTTCCGTACGGGCGTGAAGGTCGCCGTGGTCGACGCGACCGGCAAGGTCGTCGCCACCGACGTCATCCATCCGCACGTCCCGGCCAACCGGTGGGACGAGGCCATCGCCAAGCTGGCCCGGCTGGCCAAGGAGCACGCGGTCGAGCTGATCGCGATCGGCAACGGCACGGCGTCCCGCGAGACCGACAAGCTCGCCGGGGAACTGATCACCAGGCACCCGGAGCTGAAGCTCACCAAGGTGATGGTGTCCGAGGCGGGCGCCTCCGTGTACTCGGCCTCCGCGTTCGCCTCGCAGGAGCTGCCGGACATGGACGTGTCGCTGCGCGGTGCGGTCTCCATCGCGCGCCGGCTCCAGGACCCGCTGGCCGAGCTGGTGAAGATCGACCCGAAGTCGATCGGCGTCGGCCAGTACCAGCACGACCTGTCCGAGGTGAAGCTGTCGCGCTCCCTGGACGCGGTGGTCGAGGACTGTGTCAACGGCGTGGGGGTCGACGTCAACACGGCGTCCGCCCCGCTGCTCGCCCGGGTCTCCGGCATCACCTCCGGGCTGGCCGAGAACATCGTGTCCCACCGGGACGCCAACGGCCCCTTCACGTCCCGCACCGAGCTGAAGAAGGTGGCCCGGCTGGGCCCCAAGGCGTACGAGCAGTGCGCCGGGTTCCTGCGGATCCGCGGCGGCTCCGACCCGCTGGACTCCTCCAGCGTGCACCCCGAGGCGTACCCGGTGGTGCGGAGGATGGTGAAGACCGCGGGGCAGGAGGTGGCGTCCCTCATCGGGAACACCGGCGTGCTGCGGTCGTTGAGGCCGCAGGACTTCGTGGACGAGACGTTCGGGCTGCCCACCGTGACCGACATCCTCAAGGAGCTGGAGAAGCCGGGGCGCGACCCTCGGCCCGCCTTCAGGACGGCGACCTTCAAGGAGGGCGTCGAGAAGATCTCCGACCTGGTCGCCGGGATGGTGCTGGAGGGGGTCGTGACCAACGTGGCGGCCTTCGGGGCGTTCATCGACGTCGGTGTCCACCAGGACGGACTGGCGCATGTCTCCGCGCTGTCGAAGGCGTTCGTCAAGGACCCGCGGGACGTGGTGAAGCCCGGGGACATCGTCAAGGTGAAGGTGCTGGAGGTCGACATCCCGCGCAAGCGGATCTCGTTGACGCTGCGGCTGGACGACGAAGCCCAGGCCAAGTCCTCGGGTGGGGAACGGCGTCAGCCTCAGCGGGGTGGACGTCCGCCTCAGCAACGGCAGCAGCGGCAGGCTCCTGCTCCGGGGAACAGTGCGATGGCTGACGCGTTGCGCAAGGCGGGGCTGCTCAACCCGAAGAACGGCAGGCGCTAG
- a CDS encoding LPFR motif small protein, with product MFRAIADVLRQIGGAIATVVTLPFRALARLFGGASGSTRSRSA from the coding sequence ATGTTCCGCGCGATCGCAGACGTCCTGCGCCAGATCGGTGGCGCCATCGCCACCGTGGTGACCCTGCCCTTCCGGGCACTGGCCCGGCTCTTCGGCGGTGCGTCCGGCTCCACGCGCAGCCGCAGTGCCTGA
- a CDS encoding DJ-1/PfpI family protein, which produces MQIAIVLFDRFTALDAVGPYETLGRLPDAETVFVAERTGPVRTDTGRLALTADRTLAEVPDPDIVIVPGGPGQTPQMENRALLDWLRAADATSTWTTSVCTGSLLLAAAGLLRGRRATSHWLALDFLKQFGAEPTGERVVFDGKYVTAAGVSSGIDMGLTLLGRIAGDEHAQAVQLLTEYDPQPPYDAGSPQKAPAHLVEEFRSKSRFILT; this is translated from the coding sequence GTGCAGATCGCGATCGTCCTCTTCGACCGCTTCACCGCCCTGGACGCCGTAGGACCCTACGAGACCCTCGGCCGCCTGCCCGACGCGGAGACCGTGTTCGTCGCGGAGCGGACCGGTCCCGTGCGCACCGACACCGGCAGGCTCGCGCTCACCGCCGACCGGACGCTCGCCGAGGTGCCGGACCCCGACATCGTCATCGTGCCGGGCGGCCCCGGGCAGACCCCGCAGATGGAGAACCGGGCGCTGCTCGACTGGCTGCGCGCGGCCGACGCCACCAGCACCTGGACCACGTCCGTGTGCACCGGTTCCCTGCTGCTCGCGGCCGCCGGGCTGCTCCGGGGACGCCGTGCGACCTCCCACTGGCTGGCCCTGGACTTCCTGAAGCAGTTCGGTGCCGAACCGACGGGCGAGCGGGTCGTGTTCGACGGCAAGTACGTCACCGCGGCGGGCGTCTCCTCCGGGATCGACATGGGGCTCACACTGCTCGGCAGGATCGCGGGCGACGAACACGCCCAGGCCGTACAGCTGTTGACCGAGTACGACCCGCAGCCGCCCTACGACGCGGGCTCGCCGCAGAAGGCGCCCGCGCACCTCGTCGAGGAGTTCCGCTCCAAGAGCCGCTTCATCCTGACGTAG
- a CDS encoding enoyl-CoA hydratase/isomerase family protein, whose protein sequence is MELPEPQLLPTVTDSVATVVVHHPAKRNAMTAAMWRALPPLLDTLAADPGVRALVLTGAGGTFCAGADISTLRSSPEEAQGLAVRAEEALAAFPKPTLAAVRGHCVGGGSQLAAACDLRFAEEGALFGVTPSKLGIVYPASSTRRLVSLVGPATAKYLLFSGELIDAERALRTGLVDEVLPAGELDKRAAEFTRILASRSQLTQAAAKEFANGRTDRDAHWSEQARGSGDTAEGVAAFLERRTPRFTWTTSG, encoded by the coding sequence ATGGAGCTCCCGGAGCCGCAGCTGCTGCCCACCGTCACCGACTCGGTCGCCACCGTCGTGGTCCACCATCCGGCCAAGCGCAACGCCATGACGGCCGCGATGTGGCGGGCGCTGCCGCCGCTGCTGGACACGCTGGCCGCCGATCCGGGCGTCCGTGCGCTCGTGCTGACCGGTGCGGGCGGGACGTTCTGCGCGGGCGCCGACATCTCCACGCTGCGCTCGTCGCCCGAGGAGGCGCAGGGGCTCGCGGTGCGGGCCGAGGAGGCCCTGGCCGCCTTCCCGAAGCCGACGCTGGCGGCGGTGCGGGGGCACTGCGTGGGCGGCGGGTCGCAGCTGGCGGCCGCCTGCGATCTGCGGTTCGCCGAGGAGGGCGCGCTGTTCGGGGTGACACCGTCGAAGCTCGGGATCGTGTATCCGGCGTCCTCCACCAGGCGCCTGGTGTCGCTGGTCGGCCCTGCGACCGCCAAGTACCTGCTGTTCTCCGGCGAGTTGATCGACGCGGAGCGGGCACTGCGCACCGGACTGGTCGACGAGGTGCTCCCGGCGGGCGAACTGGACAAGCGGGCCGCGGAGTTCACCCGGATCCTGGCGTCCCGCTCGCAGCTCACGCAGGCCGCGGCGAAGGAGTTCGCCAACGGCCGCACGGACCGGGACGCGCACTGGAGCGAGCAGGCGCGCGGCAGCGGCGACACCGCGGAGGGGGTCGCCGCCTTCCTGGAGCGCAGGACACCGCGCTTCACCTGGACTACGTCAGGATGA
- a CDS encoding ATP-binding protein — protein sequence MDDHGRGSGPRPADSGEDPREPDPVAPGPPDPLPYEGVWRFTAPAVDASVPQARHAVRDLLYRQGVPVSEDLVQGLLLIVSELVTNAVRHAALLSPMLAVEVAVGAEWVRVSVEDNHPYRPTALETDHSGEGGRGLLLVREITREAGGACDVEHTSSGGKVIWAALPLKAVRVS from the coding sequence ATGGACGACCATGGGCGCGGGTCCGGCCCTCGCCCGGCGGACAGCGGAGAAGATCCCCGCGAACCGGACCCCGTCGCCCCGGGCCCCCCGGACCCGCTGCCGTACGAGGGGGTGTGGCGCTTCACCGCCCCCGCCGTCGACGCGTCGGTCCCGCAGGCGCGGCACGCCGTCCGGGACCTGCTGTACCGCCAGGGAGTGCCCGTCTCGGAGGACCTCGTCCAGGGCCTCCTGCTGATCGTGTCCGAACTCGTCACGAACGCCGTGCGGCACGCGGCCCTGCTCTCCCCGATGCTCGCCGTGGAAGTGGCCGTGGGGGCGGAGTGGGTGCGGGTGTCCGTGGAGGACAACCACCCCTACCGGCCGACCGCCCTGGAGACCGACCACAGCGGCGAGGGCGGCCGGGGACTGCTCCTGGTCCGTGAGATCACCCGGGAGGCGGGCGGGGCCTGCGACGTCGAGCACACGTCCAGTGGCGGCAAGGTGATCTGGGCCGCCCTGCCGCTCAAGGCCGTACGCGTGTCCTGA
- the idi gene encoding isopentenyl-diphosphate Delta-isomerase translates to MPTTPATTTHTPSNGAANAILLELVDEHGVTIGTAEKLAAHQPPGQLHRAFSVFLFDERGRLLLQQRALGKYHSPGVWSNTCCGHPYPGEAPFAAAARRTYEELGVSPSLLAEAGTVRYNHPDPDSGLVEQEYNHLFVGLVQSPLGPDPEEVATTAFVTPAELAERHAKDTFSAWFMTVLDAARPAVRELTGPSVGW, encoded by the coding sequence ATGCCGACCACACCTGCCACCACGACGCACACTCCGTCGAACGGCGCCGCGAACGCGATCCTGCTGGAACTGGTCGACGAGCACGGTGTGACGATCGGCACCGCGGAGAAGCTCGCCGCCCACCAGCCGCCGGGACAGCTGCACCGCGCCTTCTCGGTGTTCCTCTTCGACGAGCGGGGCCGGCTGCTCCTCCAGCAGCGCGCGCTCGGCAAGTACCACTCCCCCGGCGTGTGGTCCAACACCTGCTGCGGCCACCCCTACCCGGGTGAGGCGCCCTTCGCGGCGGCGGCCCGGCGCACGTACGAGGAGCTGGGCGTGTCCCCCTCGCTGCTCGCCGAGGCGGGCACGGTCCGCTACAACCATCCGGACCCGGACTCGGGCCTGGTCGAGCAGGAGTACAACCACCTGTTCGTCGGCCTGGTGCAGTCCCCGCTCGGCCCGGACCCGGAGGAGGTCGCCACGACCGCGTTCGTGACCCCGGCCGAGCTGGCGGAGCGGCACGCGAAGGACACCTTCTCGGCCTGGTTCATGACGGTCCTGGACGCGGCCCGTCCCGCGGTCAGGGAGCTGACGGGCCCGTCCGTCGGCTGGTGA